The following are encoded together in the Falsiruegeria litorea R37 genome:
- the map gene encoding type I methionyl aminopeptidase: MKEHRGRLTKDGIRIYEQGDFAGMHAAGALAAQILDDIAQHVFPGQTTGAIDGMITQMVEDAGATSATIGYKGYQHASCISVNHVVCHGIPGDKRLKDGDILNIDVTVIVDGWFGDTSRMYVAGKLPRKAERLIQVTHDALFKGIEMVKPGNTFGDIGHAIQAYVEAHRMSVVRDFCGHGLGQVFHAPPNVLHYGRPGTGAVLEEGMFFTIEPMVNLGRPETKTLADDWTAVTRDKSLSAQFEHSVGVTADGVEIFTLSPGGKFHPTY; the protein is encoded by the coding sequence ATGAAAGAACATCGTGGCCGCCTGACAAAGGACGGCATCCGCATTTACGAACAAGGCGACTTTGCCGGCATGCACGCCGCAGGGGCGCTTGCGGCGCAGATTCTGGACGACATCGCACAGCACGTGTTTCCGGGCCAGACCACAGGTGCCATCGACGGGATGATCACCCAGATGGTCGAAGACGCGGGCGCGACCTCGGCCACCATCGGTTACAAGGGCTATCAGCACGCCAGTTGCATCAGTGTGAACCATGTGGTCTGCCACGGCATTCCGGGGGACAAGCGGCTCAAGGATGGCGATATCCTGAACATTGACGTGACCGTTATTGTCGACGGCTGGTTCGGTGACACCTCACGGATGTATGTGGCGGGCAAATTGCCACGCAAGGCCGAGCGCCTGATCCAGGTGACCCATGACGCCCTGTTCAAAGGCATCGAAATGGTCAAGCCGGGCAACACGTTCGGAGATATCGGTCACGCGATTCAAGCTTACGTCGAAGCGCATCGGATGAGCGTTGTCCGCGATTTCTGTGGTCATGGCCTGGGTCAGGTGTTTCACGCTCCGCCCAACGTTCTGCACTATGGCCGTCCCGGCACCGGTGCGGTTCTGGAAGAGGGCATGTTCTTTACCATCGAACCGATGGTGAACCTGGGCCGTCCCGAGACCAAGACACTGGCCGACGATTGGACCGCCGTGACCCGCGACAAATCACTGTCGGCGCAGTTCGAACATTCCGTGGGTGTGACAGCGGACGGGGTCGAGATCTTTACCCTGTCACCGGGCGGCAAGTTCCACCCAACTTACTGA
- a CDS encoding GNAT family N-acetyltransferase — translation MDQAQIEIQVLGSLSQVSAQDWDACACPEAADGGRPLDPFTTHRFLSALEESGSLGPGTGWQPQYLTAYLDGMMIAAAPLYAKSHSQGEYIFDHNWAHAYERAGGRYYPKLQVAVPFTPATGRRFLVKPGYEGIGQSALVQGMVQLAADNTVSSLHVTFCTEAEAEIGREMGLMHRTTQQFHWLNDGYADFDGFLKALSSRKRKTLRKERRQANDFGGTIQTFSGDELRPEHWDAFWMFYQDTGARKWGSPYLTRQFFEIAHDTMGDDMALVLAERNGAYVAGALNFIGRETLFGRYWGCIEHHPCLHFELCYYRAIDLAIAEGLHRVEAGAQGEHKLARGYMPTQTHSLHWVGDPGFADAIAKYLEAEREAIDQEIELLTDYGPFKKVDVEEQQ, via the coding sequence ATGGATCAGGCGCAGATCGAAATACAGGTTCTGGGATCACTGTCGCAGGTTTCAGCGCAGGATTGGGATGCCTGCGCCTGTCCCGAGGCTGCAGATGGCGGCCGTCCGTTAGACCCGTTTACCACACACCGATTTCTGAGCGCGCTGGAAGAGAGCGGCTCTCTTGGACCTGGAACCGGTTGGCAGCCGCAATATCTGACCGCCTATCTGGACGGCATGATGATCGCCGCCGCGCCGCTGTATGCCAAGTCACACAGTCAGGGTGAATACATCTTCGACCACAATTGGGCCCATGCGTATGAGCGTGCTGGCGGGCGCTATTACCCCAAGCTGCAGGTCGCTGTGCCCTTTACCCCGGCCACGGGTCGACGGTTTCTGGTCAAGCCAGGTTATGAGGGGATCGGGCAATCGGCGCTGGTGCAGGGGATGGTGCAACTGGCGGCAGACAACACTGTCTCATCCCTACATGTCACCTTTTGCACCGAAGCCGAAGCCGAGATCGGTCGCGAGATGGGCCTGATGCACCGCACCACGCAGCAGTTTCACTGGCTCAACGATGGCTACGCAGATTTCGACGGCTTTCTGAAGGCGCTGTCCTCACGCAAGCGCAAGACGCTGCGCAAAGAGCGGCGGCAGGCCAATGACTTTGGCGGCACGATCCAAACGTTTTCTGGCGACGAATTGCGCCCGGAACATTGGGATGCCTTTTGGATGTTCTATCAGGACACCGGCGCGCGCAAATGGGGATCGCCCTACCTGACACGACAGTTCTTTGAGATCGCCCATGACACGATGGGTGATGACATGGCGCTGGTACTGGCGGAACGGAACGGAGCCTATGTGGCCGGGGCGTTGAATTTCATCGGCCGCGAGACTCTCTTTGGCCGGTATTGGGGCTGCATCGAACATCATCCCTGCCTGCATTTCGAACTGTGCTACTATCGCGCCATCGACTTGGCGATTGCCGAAGGGCTGCACCGGGTTGAGGCAGGCGCACAGGGCGAACACAAGCTGGCACGCGGGTACATGCCGACACAGACCCACAGTCTGCATTGGGTGGGTGATCCCGGCTTTGCTGATGCCATCGCCAAGTACCTTGAGGCCGAGCGCGAGGCGATTGACCAGGAGATTGAGCTGTTGACGGACTATGGCCCCTTCAAGAAGGTGGATGTGGAGGAACAGCAATGA
- a CDS encoding HAD family hydrolase produces the protein MVDLVIFDCDGVLVDSEVVSNQVMVDNLARYGVQMTLKDCMSQFVGTTMMGGMQMARDMGADLPDNWIDEIYAETYAALKGGVPVVRGIPGVLAHLDTRGIPYCVASNGSREKMRITLGQNGLWERFETVMFSAHEFGVGKPEPDLFLAAAQHFGAKSPAVIEDSPSGTLAAQRASMRCFGYAEHDDGARLAAHGAQVFHDMADLPALLEL, from the coding sequence ATGGTTGATTTGGTGATTTTCGATTGCGATGGCGTGCTTGTGGACAGCGAAGTGGTATCGAACCAGGTGATGGTCGACAATCTGGCCCGCTACGGTGTGCAAATGACGCTGAAAGATTGCATGAGCCAGTTCGTCGGCACCACGATGATGGGCGGTATGCAGATGGCGCGCGACATGGGCGCGGACTTGCCGGACAACTGGATCGATGAAATCTATGCCGAGACCTATGCTGCGCTGAAGGGCGGCGTGCCTGTGGTGCGGGGTATTCCCGGAGTGCTCGCGCATCTGGATACGCGCGGCATCCCCTATTGCGTCGCTTCAAATGGCAGTCGCGAGAAGATGCGGATCACTCTGGGTCAGAATGGCCTGTGGGAGCGGTTCGAGACCGTCATGTTCTCGGCGCATGAGTTCGGTGTCGGCAAGCCTGAACCCGATCTGTTCCTGGCAGCCGCGCAGCATTTTGGGGCCAAGTCACCAGCTGTGATCGAAGACAGCCCAAGCGGCACTCTTGCGGCGCAACGGGCAAGCATGCGGTGCTTTGGGTATGCCGAGCATGATGACGGTGCCCGATTGGCGGCCCATGGCGCGCAGGTGTTCCACGACATGGCCGATTTGCCCGCGCTTTTGGAACTGTGA
- a CDS encoding NAD(P)/FAD-dependent oxidoreductase — protein MSHIVVIGAGQAGSSLVAKLRKDGFEGEITLIGAEPVLPYQRPPLSKAYLLGDMELERLFLRPASFYEEQNITVKLGSRVTAIDAAAKTVTVGDEVISYDQLALTTGSDPRRLPAKIGGDLENVFLVRDLADADAMAPEFKDGARALIIGGGYIGLEAAAVCAKRGVQVTLVEMADRILQRVAAPETSDYFRNLHGSHGADIREGVGLDHLVGTNGKVTGAVLTDGTELEIDFAVVGVGITPATQLAEMAGVELDNGIKTDAHGRTSDPSIWAAGDCASFPYQGERIRLESVPNAIDQAEVVAQNMMGVDKDYIATPWFWSDQYDVKLQIAGLNTGYDRVVTRKGEGLTTSFWYYKGDQLLAVDAMNDPRAYMVGKRLIDGGKTADPAVVGDPEADLKPLLKA, from the coding sequence ATGAGCCATATCGTCGTGATCGGGGCCGGACAGGCGGGATCGTCCCTTGTAGCTAAGCTGCGCAAGGATGGGTTCGAGGGCGAGATCACCCTGATCGGGGCCGAGCCCGTTCTGCCATATCAGCGCCCGCCGCTGTCCAAGGCATACCTGCTGGGCGATATGGAGTTGGAACGCCTGTTCCTGCGGCCTGCGTCTTTCTACGAAGAGCAGAATATCACCGTGAAACTGGGCAGCCGTGTGACAGCAATCGATGCAGCTGCCAAGACCGTGACTGTGGGCGACGAGGTGATCAGCTACGACCAACTTGCGCTGACCACCGGCTCGGACCCGCGCCGCCTGCCCGCCAAGATCGGCGGCGATCTGGAAAACGTGTTCCTTGTTCGCGATCTGGCTGATGCCGATGCCATGGCGCCCGAGTTCAAGGATGGCGCGCGTGCCCTGATCATCGGTGGCGGTTACATCGGGCTCGAGGCGGCGGCTGTCTGCGCCAAGCGCGGTGTTCAGGTCACCCTGGTCGAAATGGCCGACCGCATCCTGCAACGTGTTGCTGCGCCTGAAACCAGTGACTATTTCCGCAACCTACACGGCAGCCATGGCGCCGACATCCGCGAAGGCGTGGGCTTGGATCACCTCGTCGGCACCAATGGTAAGGTGACCGGTGCTGTTTTGACCGATGGCACCGAGCTTGAGATCGATTTTGCCGTTGTGGGCGTGGGCATTACCCCCGCAACCCAACTCGCCGAGATGGCCGGTGTCGAGCTGGACAATGGCATCAAGACCGACGCGCACGGCCGCACCTCTGATCCGTCGATCTGGGCCGCTGGTGACTGCGCGTCGTTCCCCTACCAAGGCGAGCGTATCCGTCTGGAAAGCGTTCCCAACGCGATCGATCAGGCCGAGGTTGTGGCGCAGAACATGATGGGTGTGGACAAGGACTACATCGCCACCCCATGGTTCTGGTCGGATCAGTATGACGTCAAACTGCAAATCGCGGGTTTGAACACCGGCTATGACCGCGTCGTGACCCGCAAGGGCGAGGGGCTGACAACCTCGTTCTGGTACTACAAGGGCGATCAGCTGCTGGCCGTCGACGCCATGAACGACCCGCGCGCCTATATGGTCGGCAAGCGACTGATTGATGGTGGCAAGACAGCTGATCCCGCAGTTGTGGGTGATCCCGAGGCGGATCTGAAACCGCTTTTGAAAGCGTGA
- a CDS encoding peroxiredoxin: MIAVGEQIPDATVTFMGAEGPEQINIADKAKGRKVVIFAVPGAFTPTCHSAHVPSFIRTKDQFDAKGVDEIICVSVNDPFVMSAWGEATGASEAGLTMIADAECTFTDAIGARFDAPPAGLIARSIRYAMLVEDGKVVAVNVEENPGMCELSAGEGLLDVI; this comes from the coding sequence ATGATTGCAGTTGGCGAACAAATTCCCGACGCCACAGTGACGTTTATGGGCGCTGAAGGGCCGGAGCAGATCAACATCGCGGACAAGGCCAAAGGGCGCAAAGTTGTGATTTTCGCGGTGCCCGGCGCTTTCACTCCGACCTGCCATTCCGCCCATGTTCCCAGCTTCATCCGCACCAAGGATCAGTTCGACGCAAAGGGCGTGGACGAGATCATCTGTGTCTCCGTCAACGACCCCTTTGTGATGTCCGCCTGGGGCGAGGCAACCGGTGCATCCGAGGCCGGATTGACCATGATTGCCGACGCAGAATGCACATTCACCGACGCCATCGGAGCCCGCTTTGATGCACCGCCCGCGGGCCTGATTGCCCGTTCGATCCGCTACGCGATGCTGGTCGAGGATGGCAAGGTCGTGGCCGTGAATGTCGAAGAAAACCCCGGCATGTGCGAGCTGTCTGCTGGTGAAGGTTTGTTGGACGTCATCTGA
- a CDS encoding VOC family protein: MGLVKRLAQLRTQTEQDNQMIGYVTVGVSDMERAKSFYTGLFADKGAKVVIDAGRIAFIGAEPGAPMVAVCTPYDGEACHHGNGGMIAFPADSKDAAQAMYDRAISLGATDEGEPGQRVPDRFYGAYVRDPDGNKLCFYVFG, encoded by the coding sequence ATGGGCTTGGTCAAGCGTTTGGCGCAACTACGAACCCAAACAGAACAGGACAATCAGATGATCGGTTATGTCACCGTCGGCGTGTCAGATATGGAACGCGCCAAAAGCTTTTACACAGGACTGTTTGCCGACAAGGGCGCAAAGGTCGTGATCGACGCGGGCCGCATCGCTTTTATCGGCGCTGAACCGGGCGCGCCCATGGTGGCCGTTTGCACGCCTTACGATGGCGAGGCGTGTCACCACGGCAACGGCGGCATGATCGCTTTTCCTGCCGACAGTAAGGACGCAGCACAGGCCATGTACGACCGTGCCATCAGCCTGGGTGCCACAGACGAAGGCGAACCGGGACAGCGTGTGCCGGATCGATTCTACGGTGCCTATGTGCGCGACCCCGACGGCAACAAGCTGTGCTTCTACGTCTTTGGCTGA
- a CDS encoding RidA family protein, with protein sequence MSIEAKLESLGVTLPDAPAPAANYVPYVQVGDMVYVSGQISNDENGLILGKLGDDMEVEAGAAAARRCAINLLAQVKAACGGDLDRLVRVVKLTGFVNSTADFTAQPQVINGASDFMVEALGDAGRHSRSAVSAAALPLGVAVEIEGFFQIK encoded by the coding sequence ATGAGCATCGAAGCCAAACTTGAAAGCCTGGGTGTGACGCTGCCGGATGCTCCGGCTCCGGCGGCCAACTACGTGCCTTATGTTCAGGTGGGGGACATGGTCTATGTTTCTGGACAGATCTCGAACGATGAAAACGGTTTGATTCTGGGTAAACTGGGTGACGATATGGAGGTCGAGGCCGGCGCCGCTGCCGCCCGTCGTTGTGCCATTAACCTACTGGCGCAGGTCAAGGCCGCCTGTGGTGGTGATCTGGATCGTCTGGTGCGCGTCGTCAAGCTGACCGGTTTTGTGAATTCGACCGCAGATTTTACCGCGCAGCCGCAGGTCATCAACGGCGCGTCCGATTTCATGGTCGAAGCGTTGGGGGACGCGGGCCGTCATTCCCGATCTGCTGTCAGCGCGGCGGCTCTGCCGCTAGGCGTTGCAGTAGAAATCGAAGGTTTCTTCCAGATCAAATGA
- the sfsA gene encoding DNA/RNA nuclease SfsA, whose translation MNFPTPLIPARLIRRYKRFLADCTLEDGREVTAHCANPGSMMGLAEPGSKIWLEPNDDPKKKLKYGWRLVDHENGHFTGVDTSVPNRALRATLEARELPELAAYDTVRAEVKYGEKSRIDFLLSGPDLPDAYVEVKSVTLSRRPGLAEFPDSVTARGTKHLNELAKMVEHGHRAIMLYLVQRTDCDRFALAADIDPAYAAAFDAAHQNGVERLIYATRISPDGITVDTSRTLRTE comes from the coding sequence ATGAACTTCCCCACCCCCCTGATCCCCGCCCGCCTGATCCGCCGCTACAAACGCTTTCTGGCCGATTGCACGCTAGAGGACGGGCGCGAAGTGACGGCGCATTGCGCCAACCCCGGCTCGATGATGGGGTTGGCGGAACCGGGATCGAAAATCTGGCTGGAGCCCAATGACGATCCCAAGAAAAAGCTGAAATACGGCTGGCGGCTGGTCGATCACGAGAACGGGCATTTCACCGGCGTCGACACCTCGGTCCCCAACCGGGCCTTGCGCGCGACTCTTGAAGCGCGGGAGCTCCCTGAGTTAGCGGCCTATGACACCGTCCGGGCTGAGGTGAAGTATGGCGAGAAAAGCCGGATCGACTTTCTGCTCTCGGGCCCCGACCTGCCCGATGCCTATGTCGAGGTCAAAAGCGTGACCCTGTCACGCCGGCCGGGCCTGGCCGAATTTCCCGACAGCGTCACCGCACGCGGCACAAAGCACCTGAACGAATTGGCCAAAATGGTTGAACACGGCCATCGCGCCATCATGCTCTATCTGGTGCAACGGACCGATTGTGATCGCTTTGCCCTGGCCGCAGACATCGACCCGGCCTATGCGGCGGCTTTTGATGCCGCGCATCAAAACGGTGTCGAGCGTCTGATCTATGCCACGCGGATCTCTCCCGATGGGATCACCGTCGATACCTCGCGCACCCTGCGGACCGAGTAA
- a CDS encoding GNAT family N-acetyltransferase: MSYEITELTTDLIPQAAEVWHAGWHEAHADIVPSDLTKLRTLDSFASRLVKYAATTRIAVQDGQVFGLCVVLKDEINQMYVSAQARGTGLAADLIQDGERRIQASGHATAWLACAVGNDRAARFYEKRGWVNARTEILRFEAGVGTYPLEIWRFEKSLT; encoded by the coding sequence ATGAGTTATGAGATAACCGAACTGACAACAGACCTAATTCCGCAAGCGGCTGAGGTGTGGCACGCAGGCTGGCACGAAGCGCATGCTGACATTGTGCCAAGTGATCTGACCAAGCTGCGCACCCTGGACAGCTTCGCCTCGCGGCTGGTGAAGTACGCAGCTACAACCCGTATCGCGGTTCAGGATGGGCAAGTCTTTGGTCTGTGTGTGGTTCTGAAGGATGAGATCAATCAGATGTATGTCTCTGCCCAGGCACGCGGCACGGGGTTGGCGGCTGACCTGATCCAAGACGGTGAGCGGCGTATTCAAGCGAGCGGCCACGCGACCGCCTGGTTGGCCTGTGCCGTCGGCAATGACCGCGCCGCGCGATTTTATGAAAAGCGTGGCTGGGTCAACGCACGCACTGAAATCTTGCGCTTCGAGGCAGGCGTCGGAACCTATCCATTGGAAATCTGGCGGTTCGAGAAGTCTCTGACCTGA
- a CDS encoding glycerophosphodiester phosphodiesterase family protein has product MIPRLPQSFLGAPIAHRGLHDVKDGRPENSRAAIRAAMDAGYGIEIDLQMTSDAQAMVFHDYDMRRLTGSPGAIRLISSQQAQATTLLGNAEEHIPSLTQVLELVAGRVPLLIELKDQDGAMGTAIGPLERATVTALRGYEGPVALMSFNPNSVALLADLMPDVPRGIVTSAYDPAEWPLSQVVCDHLRDIPDFDRTQSCFISHEVEDLDRPRVAELKAGGADILCWTSKSAAQDHLARRIAQNVTFEGYLAQAPA; this is encoded by the coding sequence ATGATCCCTCGACTGCCACAGAGCTTTTTGGGCGCGCCTATCGCGCATCGTGGTCTGCATGATGTGAAGGACGGGCGCCCGGAAAACAGCCGCGCGGCCATCCGCGCGGCAATGGATGCGGGATACGGGATCGAGATCGATCTGCAGATGACCTCGGACGCGCAGGCCATGGTGTTTCATGACTATGACATGAGGCGCCTGACCGGCTCGCCTGGCGCGATCCGTTTGATCTCATCCCAGCAGGCGCAGGCCACGACGCTTTTGGGCAACGCGGAAGAACACATTCCCAGCCTGACCCAGGTGCTGGAGCTGGTGGCTGGTCGCGTGCCTCTGCTTATCGAGCTCAAGGATCAGGATGGGGCTATGGGCACCGCAATCGGTCCACTAGAGCGTGCCACAGTGACAGCGCTGCGAGGCTATGAGGGGCCGGTCGCGCTGATGTCGTTCAACCCCAACAGCGTGGCCCTGCTGGCCGATCTGATGCCGGACGTGCCACGTGGGATCGTGACCAGCGCCTATGATCCGGCGGAATGGCCGCTGTCACAGGTTGTGTGTGACCATCTGCGGGACATTCCCGACTTTGACCGGACCCAGTCATGCTTTATCAGCCACGAGGTTGAGGATCTGGACCGTCCGCGCGTGGCCGAACTGAAGGCAGGCGGGGCGGATATCCTGTGTTGGACCTCCAAGTCGGCAGCGCAAGATCACCTGGCACGCAGGATCGCCCAAAACGTGACCTTTGAGGGTTATCTTGCTCAAGCGCCCGCTTGA
- the rsmD gene encoding 16S rRNA (guanine(966)-N(2))-methyltransferase RsmD produces the protein MRIIAGDFRGRALASVGKGDAGAHLRPTTDRVRESLFNVLMHTGAIPDARVLDLFAGTGALGLEALSRGAAHVSFVDDGRVAQGLIRKNIDLTRSRDRTAMIRRDATRLGPNADAPYDLVFLDPPYGKDLGQKALNLAAAGGWIADDALIVWEESAPMDVPEGFDLHDRRKYGDTHVTLLWRSVSE, from the coding sequence GTGAGGATCATTGCGGGCGATTTCCGAGGCCGCGCCTTGGCCTCGGTCGGTAAAGGGGATGCGGGCGCACACCTGCGTCCCACCACGGACCGCGTCCGCGAAAGCCTCTTCAATGTTCTGATGCACACGGGCGCTATTCCAGACGCCCGCGTGCTTGATTTGTTTGCGGGTACTGGCGCGCTCGGGCTTGAGGCGTTGTCGCGTGGTGCGGCCCACGTCAGCTTTGTCGATGACGGGCGCGTGGCGCAGGGGTTGATCCGCAAGAATATCGACCTGACCCGCAGCAGGGACCGCACGGCGATGATCCGGCGGGATGCCACGCGATTGGGACCCAACGCTGACGCGCCTTATGATCTGGTGTTCCTTGATCCGCCGTACGGCAAGGACCTGGGTCAAAAGGCGCTGAACCTGGCCGCGGCCGGTGGATGGATTGCAGATGACGCCCTGATCGTCTGGGAGGAAAGCGCCCCGATGGACGTGCCAGAGGGGTTCGATCTGCACGACCGGCGCAAATACGGCGACACGCATGTCACGCTGCTGTGGCGCTCTGTTTCAGAGTGA
- a CDS encoding 4a-hydroxytetrahydrobiopterin dehydratase gives MTEKLSDATRGPLLDPLFDNGWTMVEGRDAITKTFIFDNFVEAFGWMTRAAIWAEKWNHHPEWSNVYRTVEVVLTTHDVGGVSSLDAKLARKMDSLV, from the coding sequence ATGACCGAGAAACTCTCTGACGCCACCCGCGGCCCGCTGCTGGATCCGCTGTTCGACAACGGCTGGACCATGGTCGAGGGACGCGATGCGATCACCAAGACCTTCATCTTCGACAATTTTGTCGAGGCCTTTGGCTGGATGACACGGGCCGCCATCTGGGCCGAAAAATGGAACCACCACCCAGAGTGGAGCAACGTTTATCGTACGGTCGAGGTGGTGCTGACCACGCATGATGTGGGTGGGGTGTCGTCGTTGGATGCCAAACTGGCGCGTAAGATGGATTCGCTGGTCTGA